Proteins co-encoded in one Candidatus Binatia bacterium genomic window:
- a CDS encoding VOC family protein, with translation MRIQWTTIYVSDQAKALQFYTEALGFQKKADFSQGNYRWLTVVSPEDPDGVELLLESNANPAGKAYQEAVRAQGRPAAQFLVSDVQAEHDRLAARGVKFTQTVTPTTGSVIAILDDTCGNLIQLVQLAWAAKGA, from the coding sequence ATGCGCATCCAGTGGACGACCATCTACGTCAGCGATCAGGCGAAGGCGCTTCAGTTCTATACGGAAGCGCTCGGCTTCCAGAAGAAGGCGGATTTCTCTCAGGGGAACTATCGTTGGCTGACGGTGGTGTCGCCGGAGGATCCGGATGGGGTTGAGTTGCTCCTGGAATCGAATGCGAACCCGGCGGGGAAGGCATATCAGGAGGCGGTGCGGGCCCAGGGCCGGCCCGCCGCTCAGTTCCTCGTCAGCGACGTCCAGGCGGAGCATGATCGACTGGCGGCAAGAGGCGTGAAGTTCACGCAGACCGTCACTCCCACGACCGGCTCCGTCATCGCCATCCTCGACGATACCTGCGGGAATCTGATTCAGCTCGTCCAGCTCGCCTGGGCCGCGAAGGGAGCCTGA